The Chloroflexota bacterium DNA window CAAGAACAACTTCGACGACGCTCATCTCATCTCTGCCGAAGGGACGCTGGAAATCGCCCCCACGATTGGCTATTCCGATCTGATCGTTGACCTGGTTTCAACGGGCACCACGTTACAAGCCAATCGGCTGCGCCTGCTGGATGATGGCGAGATTTTGACCTCGCAGGCCTGCATGATCGCCAATCGTGCTGCCCTGCAATCCCGCCCAGACGTGCAGACCGTGGCCCGCCAGTTGATCGAGTTCATTGTGGCTTATCTGCGAGCCAAAGAAAATCTGGCCGTATTTGCCAATATACGCGGTGAATCGCCAGAAGCCATCGCCGGGCACATGTTCACACAAGATGTTATCGGGGGTTTGCAAGGCCCAACCATCTCGCCGATTGTCAACAATCGGGCCGGAGATTGGTATGCTGTTCATATTGTGGTGCGCAAAGACCAGTTGCCAAAGGCAATTGCCGAGTTGCGTTCCATCGGCGGTA harbors:
- a CDS encoding ATP phosphoribosyltransferase; this translates as KNNFDDAHLISAEGTLEIAPTIGYSDLIVDLVSTGTTLQANRLRLLDDGEILTSQACMIANRAALQSRPDVQTVARQLIEFIVAYLRAKENLAVFANIRGESPEAIAGHMFTQDVIGGLQGPTISPIVNNRAGDWYAVHIVVRKDQLPKAIAELRSIGGSGVVVTPVTYIFEEEPAAYTEMLKALKNDE